One Rosa chinensis cultivar Old Blush chromosome 5, RchiOBHm-V2, whole genome shotgun sequence genomic region harbors:
- the LOC112167672 gene encoding glucan endo-1,3-beta-glucosidase, with product MAKATLTLLLLLLSFASEILVMVNGQKTWCVAKPSTDQATLLANLNFACSHVDCRILQGGCPCSSPDNLMNHASIAMNLYYQAKGRNQWNCDFRCSGLIVMTNPSYGDCIYA from the exons ATGGCTAAAGCAACTCTCACTCTTTTGCTCCTGCTCTTGTCCTTCGCTTCAG AAATATTGGTAATGGTAAATGGGCAG AAAACTTGGTGTGTGGCCAAACCTTCAACAGACCAAGCGACCCTTTTAGCAAATCTGAATTTCGCATGCTCTCACGTAGATTGTCGGATTCTTCAAGGTGGATGTCCATGCTCCTCTCCGGATAATCTCATGAATCATGCCTCTATAGCCATGAATCTATACTACCAAGCTAAGGGAAGGAACCAGTGGAACTGTGATTTTAGGTGCTCTGGTCTTATTGTCATGACTAATCCAA